The DNA sequence GCGATGTTTTGTGTTGCATCGTCTGAGCGTAGGACGATAATTGGCGCACCACGCGTGACCGCGCGTCGTGCGTCCGCTTCCCCTTCGCTCACTCCGATGCAAGCCTCCCACCGCTCGCTCTCGCAGCGCCTCGGCGCGCGCCCCTTCTTCCTCGGCGCGCTTGCCCTCCTCATCGGCATCTCGTGCAAGGAAGTCACGGGACCTGAAGACTCTGCGGTCGGCTTGACGGTGATCGCCGGCGACAACCAAGCAGGCCGCGTGAGCAGCGATCTCGACGATCCCATCGTCGTGCGCGTGACGAATCGCAGCGGCGCGGGCGTGAAGGGCGCCACCGTGCTCTTCAGTCCCGACTCCGGCAGCGGCGCGCCGACTCCGCTCGTCGCGACGACGGACAGCACAGGCGTTGCCAGCGTGCGCTGGCGCCTCGGCCCCGCGCTCGGCCCCATGCGGCTCACGGCGTCGTTCGCGGATCTCACGCCGGTGACGGTGACCGCGACGGCCGTGCCGGATCGCGTCGAAGTGGTGAGCGGTGACGCGCAGCAGACGCGCGTGACGGGCACGCTGTCGCAGCCGCTCGTCGTGCGCGTGACGGACTTCCAGGGCCGCACGGTGCAGGGCATCTCGGTGTCCTTCACGCCCGACTCGGGCAGCGGCACGGTCGCCCCCGCGTTGATCGCGACGGACGCACAAGGCCTCGCACGCGCGACCTGGACGCTCGGCAACGCCGCCGGTGCCATGCGTGTGGTGGCGACCGTCGCGACGAGCTCGCCGGTCGAGTTCAGCGCCATCGCCAACCAGGACGTGCTCAACCTCGCGTCCGGCGGCGATCAAGGCGCGCGCGCTGGCACGACGCTGCCGCGGCCGGTGCAGGTGCGGGTGACGGACCAGAACGGCACGCCCGTCGCGAACGTGATCGTGAACTTCGAGCCCGGGACGGGGAGCGGGACGGTGAGCCCCGTGAGCGCGCAGTCGAACGCGCAGGGCATCGTGCAGACCAATTGGACGCTGGGCGCGACGCCCGGCGCGCAGACACTGACCGCGCGTTCCAACTTCGCGTCGCCGATCACGGTGAACGCGGCGGGCCTGCTGCCGAGTGAGATCCTCGTGGTGAGCGGCAACCAGCAGATCACGCGCGTGAGCACGCCGGTGCCGAGCAGCTTGGTGGTGTTGGTGACGGACTCGACGGGTCGTCGTGTGCCGGGCGCGCAGGTGCGCTTCGTGCCGGATTCCGGCAGCGGCACGGTGGATCCGGCGATTGCGACGACGGACACGCTGGGTCAGGCGAACGCGCGCTGGACACTGGGCGCGAGCGTCGGCGTGATGCGACTGCGTGCGATCTCCGGTTCAGATACGCTGGTGTTCCAGGCGACGACGACGGCAGACCTGCTGACGGTGACGGCTGGCAACGGCCAGACGGGTCGCTTCGGTGCCGCGCTGGGCACGCCGCTGGCAGTGACGGCGCGTGACCTCGCGGGCAATACGGTGGCAGGTGTGGTGGTGACGTTCACGCCGGATGCGGGCAGCGGCACGGTGGCGCCGGCGTCGGTGACGACGGACGCCACGGGTGTGGCGCGCACGCTGTGGACGCTGGGTGCTGCGCCGGGTCCGATGCGCGTGGTCGCGTCGGCGGCGACGGCGGCGCAGTCGGTGGAGATTCGCGCGACGGCGTCGGGTGACAACCTCACGGTGGCCAGCGGCAGCGGTCAGGCGGCGGCTGCAAACGCGGCACTGCCCGCGCCGGTCGTGATGCAGGTACGTCGCGCCGACGGCACTCCGGTGTCTGGCGTGACGCTGACGTTCGCGCCCGAGGCCGGCAACGGCACGGTGGCGCCGACGACGGCGACGACGGATGCGAATGGACGCGCGCAGACGGTGTGGACGCTGGGTGCCGCGGCCGGCACGCAGGTCCTGAACGTGTCATCGGGCACGACGCTGCCGACGACGGTGACGGCGACCGCGCGTACCGCGGCCTCGATTGCCGTGACGGGGGATGGCCAGTCGGCGCGCTTCGGGACGGCGCTGACGAATCCGATCGTCGCGACGCTGACTGACCTCGATGGCAATGCGGTTGCGGGCGCGACCGTGACGTTCACGCCGGATGCGGGAAGCGGCACGCTGGCCGCCACCTCGGTGACGACTGACGCACTGGGCCGCGCCTCGACGACCTGGACGCTCGGCGGCACGCCGGGCGCGATGCGCGTGACGGTAAGCGCGACGGGCGCGACTTCGCAGATCGTCAACGCTACGGCGACGGGTGATGCCATCGCGCTCGAAGCGGGCGGCGGCCTCTCGGCCCTCGTGGGCACGGCGCTGAGCCCGGCCGTGCGTGTGCGCGTGACCAATGCGGCCAACGAACCGCAATCGAATGTGCTCGTGACGTTCGCCCCGACCACGGGCAGCGGCACGGTCTCCGCGGATACGGTGCGTACGGACAGCTTTGGCCGTGCGCAGGTGACGTGGACGCTCGGTGCCGCGCGCGGACCGATGACGTTGAACGTGACGACCCCTGTGACGCAGCTGCTGGCGGTGAGCGCGACCGCGCTGGCGGCCGACGCGATTGCGTTGGATACGCAGGGCTCGCTGAGCGGCTTCGTGGGCACCGCGCTGGATTCGACGGTGCGCGTGCGTGTGACGGATCGCGGCGGCGCTGTGGTGCCGGGTGTGTCGGTGAGCTTTGCGCCGAGCGCTGGCTCGGTGAGCGCGGCGACGGCGACGACGAATGCGAGCGGCATCGCGTCGGTGCGCTGGACGCTGGGCACGACGCCTGGGGCGCAGACCTTGGCGGCATCGGTGGGCGCGAGCCCGACGGTGAACGTGTCGGCGACGGCGCGGGTGGATTCGAGCCGGGCGATCAGCGTGCAGTCGGGTGATGCCCAGGACACGACGCTGACGAAGGCGCTCGGTGCGCCGCTGGTGGTGCGTGTGCTGGACCGCTTTGGCAACGCGGTGCAGGGTGCGACGATTGACTGGACCGGCACGAACGGCGTGACGTTCTCGTCGTCGAGCTCGACGACGAACGCCAGTGGCGACGCCAGCGTGACGGTCACGACG is a window from the Pseudogemmatithrix spongiicola genome containing:
- a CDS encoding Ig-like domain-containing protein gives rise to the protein MQASHRSLSQRLGARPFFLGALALLIGISCKEVTGPEDSAVGLTVIAGDNQAGRVSSDLDDPIVVRVTNRSGAGVKGATVLFSPDSGSGAPTPLVATTDSTGVASVRWRLGPALGPMRLTASFADLTPVTVTATAVPDRVEVVSGDAQQTRVTGTLSQPLVVRVTDFQGRTVQGISVSFTPDSGSGTVAPALIATDAQGLARATWTLGNAAGAMRVVATVATSSPVEFSAIANQDVLNLASGGDQGARAGTTLPRPVQVRVTDQNGTPVANVIVNFEPGTGSGTVSPVSAQSNAQGIVQTNWTLGATPGAQTLTARSNFASPITVNAAGLLPSEILVVSGNQQITRVSTPVPSSLVVLVTDSTGRRVPGAQVRFVPDSGSGTVDPAIATTDTLGQANARWTLGASVGVMRLRAISGSDTLVFQATTTADLLTVTAGNGQTGRFGAALGTPLAVTARDLAGNTVAGVVVTFTPDAGSGTVAPASVTTDATGVARTLWTLGAAPGPMRVVASAATAAQSVEIRATASGDNLTVASGSGQAAAANAALPAPVVMQVRRADGTPVSGVTLTFAPEAGNGTVAPTTATTDANGRAQTVWTLGAAAGTQVLNVSSGTTLPTTVTATARTAASIAVTGDGQSARFGTALTNPIVATLTDLDGNAVAGATVTFTPDAGSGTLAATSVTTDALGRASTTWTLGGTPGAMRVTVSATGATSQIVNATATGDAIALEAGGGLSALVGTALSPAVRVRVTNAANEPQSNVLVTFAPTTGSGTVSADTVRTDSFGRAQVTWTLGAARGPMTLNVTTPVTQLLAVSATALAADAIALDTQGSLSGFVGTALDSTVRVRVTDRGGAVVPGVSVSFAPSAGSVSAATATTNASGIASVRWTLGTTPGAQTLAASVGASPTVNVSATARVDSSRAISVQSGDAQDTTLTKALGAPLVVRVLDRFGNAVQGATIDWTGTNGVTFSSSSSTTNASGDASVTVTTGTTLGAASVTATVSGRTESRTFTLTTQAAFTSVWAGNYFTCGLAERGEAYCWGFNQNKQLGSSATEDATNAPKLPVTSGSQIPVFRKIDGGENHGCGVTIARQAMCWGLGQGSFGVSTPTVINLANASIIEDVTVGSGHSCLLTASGTVACVGDNLRGQLGINTVAANATPYTPVDSSYSAVSAGGLHTCGMVRGSGRLMCWGDNQVGQVGDGTTTPRLLVPTPVSVGGGVTWDTTSLVTGDSHSCALNSAGQAICWGANGYGQLGNGTTALSRDTALVAGGLTFRRLAAGRDHTCGFTTTDSTAYCWGRNDAGQLGDSTTTNRSSPTAVRGGLKFRSIATGEFHSCGVASNASMTQNTLATRDLLYCWGDSEYGQAGTGVFEPNNTPILTPRRVSHQP